GTAACTTACTTTGGGAAATTTTCTGGACATATGTCATACTGGGCCTTCAAGTATTCTGGTTTTGTCATCTGCACCTTGCATTTTACCTCTGAACCAAAAGTCAAGCCAGCTATCCATTCAAGACTTTGCTCATCGAAAAATGCTGAGATGCATCGTGATAATTCATTGCCTTCAATCTTGGTACAGGCATAGAAGTCATCCAAAGAGTCATCACTGTTAAATTCAAATATCAAGTATATAGAGCCTGTTTCGAATGTCGCATCTTTCACCTTCACATGTGACAAGTCCTTCCAAAGATTAATGTGTTTCTGGAACAGATCTAAATGTCGTTTCAAGTCTTTTGCAACTTCCTTAAGTCCATCATGCTTTATCTTTTCTGTAGCTTCCAAGATCAAAGGTAGGCGAACAGCTGGAAAACATGATGTCTTGTTATTACTATCAGTTTAACCCAATTTCATGCAAACAGACTTC
This window of the Mercenaria mercenaria strain notata unplaced genomic scaffold, MADL_Memer_1 contig_933, whole genome shotgun sequence genome carries:
- the LOC128555002 gene encoding uncharacterized protein LOC128555002; protein product: GLTTKCSVICQEGVKASPLIAADHTVRLPLILEATEKIKHDGLKEVAKDLKRHLDLFQKHINLWKDLSHVKVKDATFETGSIYLIFEFNSDDSLDDFYACTKIEGNELSRCISAFFDEQSLEWIAGLTFGSEVKCKVQMTKPEYLKAQYDICPENFPKQSSRDEQKKERKINVHYEVVTEKAEGTSVKERVEQYANSSKTETQRQPGSYPHEQNTKDIQTESGNNRQNKPEGDVKHVSSTSSKCSKQQ